In the Aliarcobacter cryaerophilus genome, one interval contains:
- the fabI gene encoding enoyl-ACP reductase FabI, with the protein MIMKGKKGVILGVANDKSIAYGIAKACAAQGAQIAFTYLNDALKKRVEPIAAEFGSSNLVYPCDVSKPEEIVALRESLKKDLGEIDFIVHSIAFAPKEGLSGRFHNISKEAFDIAMDVSVFSLIEVTRELKPLLSSNSSILTLTYYGGAKYIPNYNLMGVAKAALEMTTKYLAEDLGKDGTRVNAISAGPIKTLAAAGIGDFRFMLKWNEAHSPLKKNVSIDEVGNSGMYLLSDLSSAVTGEIHYVDSGFNIMGMPAVEFDEDGGKPKIAWNGTDK; encoded by the coding sequence ATGATAATGAAGGGTAAAAAAGGTGTTATTTTAGGTGTTGCAAATGATAAATCAATTGCTTATGGAATTGCAAAAGCATGTGCTGCACAAGGTGCTCAAATTGCATTTACATATTTAAATGATGCTCTTAAAAAAAGAGTTGAGCCAATAGCTGCTGAGTTTGGAAGCTCTAATTTAGTTTATCCTTGTGATGTATCTAAGCCTGAAGAGATAGTTGCTTTAAGAGAGTCTTTAAAGAAAGATTTAGGAGAGATTGATTTTATCGTTCACTCAATTGCATTTGCTCCAAAAGAGGGTCTTAGTGGAAGATTTCACAATATATCAAAAGAGGCATTTGATATAGCAATGGATGTATCTGTATTCTCTTTAATAGAAGTTACTCGTGAATTAAAACCACTTTTATCTTCTAACTCTTCAATTTTAACTCTAACTTATTATGGTGGAGCAAAATATATTCCAAATTATAATCTAATGGGTGTAGCAAAAGCTGCTTTAGAGATGACTACAAAATATTTAGCTGAAGATTTAGGAAAAGATGGAACTAGAGTAAATGCAATTAGTGCAGGACCAATTAAAACTTTAGCAGCTGCTGGAATTGGTGATTTTAGATTTATGCTAAAATGGAATGAAGCTCACTCACCTTTAAAGAAAAATGTATCTATTGATGAAGTTGGAAACTCTGGAATGTACTTACTTAGTGATTTAAGTAGTGCAGTAACTGGTGAAATTCACTATGTTGATAGTGGATTTAATATCATGGGAATGCCAGCAGTTGAGTTTGATGAAGATGGTGGAAAACCAAAAATTGCTTGGAATGGAACTGATAAGTAA
- the lysA gene encoding diaminopimelate decarboxylase gives MNIDFKELANKYQTPYYVYDFDHITNQYTQLKESFRARKSLIAYAVKANSNLSVIKHLANLGAGADCVSIGEVKRALKAGIPSYKIIFSGVGKSDDEIKEALNLDILLINVESAEELNRVETISKELNKVARISIRVNPNIDPKTHPYISTGLHENKFGVDIDTAKRMYIQCKNSESLEPTGIHCHIGSQLTQLQPIKDAIKIVADLVRNLKAIKIELSFMDVGGGLGIVYKDETLIDTYEYTQSILDVMFGLDLTVICEPGRFIVGNSGVFVTKVLYEKVNGNKRFIIVDGAMNDLIRPALYNAYHRIEVLNDNKEFSDCNLVGPVCESGDFFAKNIELPKTNHNDLIAIYSAGAYGFTMASNYNTRGRVAEIAVENGVDRLIRRRETFEDLIALEEEFIK, from the coding sequence ATGAATATAGATTTTAAAGAACTGGCAAATAAATATCAAACACCATATTATGTTTATGATTTTGATCATATTACAAACCAATATACACAATTAAAAGAGTCTTTTAGAGCAAGAAAATCTTTAATAGCTTATGCAGTTAAAGCAAATTCAAATTTAAGTGTAATAAAACATTTAGCAAACCTAGGTGCTGGTGCTGATTGCGTTAGTATTGGAGAGGTAAAAAGAGCTTTAAAAGCAGGAATTCCTTCATACAAAATAATATTTTCAGGTGTTGGGAAAAGTGATGATGAAATAAAAGAGGCTTTAAATCTTGATATTTTACTAATAAATGTTGAAAGTGCTGAAGAGCTAAATAGAGTTGAAACTATTTCAAAAGAATTAAATAAAGTTGCAAGAATCTCTATAAGGGTAAATCCAAATATTGATCCAAAAACTCATCCTTATATATCAACTGGACTTCATGAAAATAAATTTGGAGTAGATATTGATACAGCAAAAAGAATGTATATCCAATGTAAAAATAGTGAATCTTTAGAACCAACTGGAATTCATTGTCATATTGGATCTCAACTTACTCAACTTCAACCAATAAAAGATGCTATAAAAATAGTTGCTGATTTAGTTAGAAATTTAAAAGCTATAAAAATTGAACTATCTTTCATGGACGTTGGTGGAGGATTAGGAATAGTATATAAGGATGAAACATTAATTGATACATATGAATATACTCAATCAATTTTAGATGTTATGTTTGGGCTTGATTTAACAGTTATTTGTGAACCTGGAAGATTTATAGTTGGAAATTCTGGAGTTTTTGTAACAAAAGTTTTATATGAAAAAGTAAATGGAAATAAAAGATTTATTATAGTTGATGGTGCTATGAATGATTTAATAAGACCTGCTTTATACAATGCTTATCATAGAATTGAAGTTTTAAATGACAATAAAGAGTTTAGTGATTGTAATCTTGTAGGTCCTGTTTGCGAAAGTGGAGATTTTTTTGCAAAAAATATAGAACTACCAAAAACTAATCATAATGATTTAATTGCAATTTATAGTGCTGGAGCTTATGGTTTTACAATGGCTAGTAACTATAATACAAGAGGAAGAGTAGCAGAAATCGCTGTTGAAAATGGAGTTGATAGATTAATTAGAAGAAGAGAAACTTTTGAAGATTTAATTGCTTTAGAAGAAGAGTTTATAAAATAA
- the pheA gene encoding chorismate mutase — protein sequence MSNEDGLLELREQLDSIDNKILDLLNDRMKLVHKVGALKAKSGGAIYRPDREKAIIDRLEKINQDKNGFLNRSAIEALFLEIFAISRNIELPENIGYLGPQGSFTHQAAESRFGAMSSYVSISSIKGIFKELESKKIKFGVVPIENSSNGIVNDTINGFTNFNSKIVAEVILNIHHTLATTCDKISDIKKIYSKDIAFDQCRKFLTNFGLDEVELIPVESTTKAAKLAANEPNSAAICAHVAAKLYNLPILFENIEDKDNNKTRFFILSDFENSPSGNDKTSILVNLPDEQGVLVRFLNDFNNAGINLTKIKSHIVEGNSIFFIDFDGHKDDENIKKVLEKHKSSIKVLGSYVKEIKDI from the coding sequence ATGTCAAATGAAGATGGATTATTAGAACTAAGAGAACAATTAGATAGTATAGATAATAAAATTCTAGACCTTCTAAATGATAGAATGAAATTAGTTCATAAAGTAGGAGCCTTAAAAGCAAAAAGTGGTGGAGCTATTTATAGGCCAGATAGAGAAAAAGCAATTATTGACCGACTTGAAAAAATAAATCAAGACAAAAATGGTTTTTTAAATAGAAGTGCAATTGAAGCTCTTTTTTTAGAGATTTTTGCAATATCAAGAAATATAGAGTTACCTGAAAATATTGGCTATTTAGGTCCTCAAGGAAGCTTTACACATCAAGCAGCTGAGAGTAGATTTGGGGCAATGAGCTCTTATGTTTCAATTAGTTCTATAAAAGGAATTTTCAAAGAGTTAGAGTCTAAAAAAATCAAATTTGGAGTTGTTCCAATAGAAAATTCTTCAAATGGTATAGTAAACGATACAATAAATGGTTTTACAAATTTCAACTCAAAAATAGTTGCTGAAGTTATATTAAATATTCATCACACACTTGCAACAACTTGTGATAAAATTTCTGATATTAAAAAAATATATTCAAAAGATATAGCATTTGATCAATGTAGAAAGTTTTTAACAAATTTTGGACTTGACGAAGTTGAACTTATTCCTGTAGAATCAACAACAAAAGCTGCAAAACTTGCAGCAAATGAACCAAATAGTGCAGCAATTTGTGCGCATGTTGCTGCAAAACTTTATAATCTTCCAATCTTATTTGAAAATATAGAAGATAAAGACAACAATAAAACAAGATTTTTTATCTTAAGTGATTTTGAAAATAGTCCAAGTGGAAATGATAAAACTTCTATTTTAGTAAATCTTCCTGATGAACAAGGTGTTTTGGTAAGATTTTTAAATGATTTTAATAATGCAGGAATAAATTTAACAAAAATAAAATCGCATATTGTTGAAGGAAACTCTATATTTTTTATAGACTTTGATGGACACAAAGATGATGAAAACATTAAAAAAGTTCTTGAAAAACATAAATCTAGTATTAAAGTTTTAGGCTCTTATGTAAAAGAGATAAAAGATATTTAA
- the hisC gene encoding histidinol-phosphate transaminase, which yields MKFNEVLKNLSTYEAGKPIELVVREYGIDPKEVVKLASNENPYGTSPKVVAKIETLAKNMYLYPDDSMFELKEALANKFKLESKNVIIGSGSDQILEFCIHAKCKDKSNVLMAKTTFAMYEIYAKQVGANIIKTESSQHNLKEFSDLYKKHGADVIFLCIPNNPLGECLDKDEVYDFLKTIDEDTLVVVDGAYQEYASFKDEKKRICPKDLIEKFPNTIYLGTFSKAYALGGMRVGYGLAKEDIISTFYKIRAPFNITTLSLAAAIEALKDEEFVKDCIEKNFIEMKRYEKYCQDNGFEYIPSYTNFITILLKNFISKTVAQKLLEKGMIVRDLTGYGLNAIRITIGTNEQNTKLFKLLDEVLEELK from the coding sequence ATGAAATTCAATGAAGTATTAAAAAATTTATCAACTTATGAAGCTGGGAAACCAATAGAATTAGTTGTAAGAGAGTATGGAATAGATCCAAAAGAGGTTGTAAAACTAGCTTCAAATGAAAACCCATATGGAACAAGTCCAAAAGTTGTTGCAAAAATTGAGACTCTTGCAAAAAATATGTATTTATATCCAGATGATTCTATGTTTGAATTAAAAGAAGCATTAGCGAATAAATTTAAACTTGAAAGTAAAAATGTAATTATTGGTTCAGGAAGTGATCAAATTTTAGAATTTTGTATTCATGCAAAATGTAAAGATAAATCAAATGTATTAATGGCTAAAACAACTTTTGCTATGTATGAAATTTATGCAAAGCAAGTTGGTGCAAATATTATAAAAACTGAAAGTAGCCAACACAATTTAAAAGAGTTTTCTGACCTTTATAAAAAACATGGTGCTGATGTAATTTTTCTTTGCATTCCAAACAATCCTTTAGGAGAGTGCTTAGACAAAGATGAAGTTTATGATTTTTTAAAAACTATTGATGAAGATACATTAGTTGTAGTTGACGGTGCTTATCAAGAGTATGCAAGTTTTAAAGATGAGAAAAAAAGAATTTGTCCAAAAGATTTAATCGAAAAATTCCCAAATACTATATATTTAGGTACTTTTTCAAAAGCTTATGCCCTTGGGGGAATGAGAGTTGGATATGGTTTAGCTAAAGAAGATATTATTTCAACTTTTTATAAAATTAGAGCTCCTTTTAATATCACAACATTAAGTTTAGCAGCAGCTATTGAAGCTTTAAAAGATGAAGAGTTTGTAAAAGATTGTATAGAAAAAAACTTTATTGAAATGAAAAGATATGAAAAATATTGTCAAGATAATGGTTTTGAATATATTCCTTCATATACAAATTTTATTACAATTTTATTGAAAAATTTTATATCAAAAACTGTAGCTCAAAAACTTCTTGAAAAAGGTATGATTGTTCGAGATTTAACTGGTTATGGATTAAATGCAATTAGAATAACTATTGGAACAAATGAACAAAATACAAAACTATTTAAACTTTTGGATGAAGTTTTAGAAGAGTTAAAATAG
- the dxs gene encoding 1-deoxy-D-xylulose-5-phosphate synthase encodes MQIKGKSLKELDELSSKIRERIIDVVSRKGGHFSSTLGAVELTIAMHYVFNVENDPFIFDVSHQCYPHKLLTQRWEEFETIRQFGGLSGFTKPNENKADYFVAGHSSTSISLAVGAAKAIKLKGENRVPVVMIGDGSMSAGMVYEALNELGDLKLPVVIILNDNEMSIAKPIGAISKYLSKLLAGKFYQSFKTSVDKFIRNNMPEGTTYLAKRVENSFKLITPGILFEEMGIDYIGPIDGHDIEEIIEVLEIAKSMNKPVIVHARTVKGKGYKIAEGQHEHWHGVGPFNVEDGEFIKKGVEKSATAVFSDALFNLASKYENIVGVTAAMPSGTGMDKLIKEFPSRFWDVAIAEQHAITSMAAMAKEGFKPFVTIYSTFLQRGFDQIIHDVCIMNLPVIFAMDRAGIVGNDGETHQGAFDISFLRFIPNMVLFAPRDNETLEYSLEFAYTLNSPCAIRYPRGAFSKLDFKASKFELGKSELLKNGSSNKLFIGYGSGVAKAIEVEKLHKEDIAILDLRFVKPLDIDTLVLLSKKYDSWYIFSDSCKQGGVLSAILEALSAKNITNISLKSFEYEDSFIEHGDTKRVEESLQLLPTQLVNLI; translated from the coding sequence ATGCAAATAAAAGGAAAATCATTAAAAGAGTTAGATGAGTTATCTTCTAAAATACGAGAGAGAATTATTGATGTTGTTTCAAGAAAAGGTGGACATTTTTCTTCAACTTTAGGTGCAGTTGAATTAACTATTGCAATGCATTATGTTTTTAATGTAGAAAATGACCCATTTATTTTTGATGTTTCACATCAATGTTATCCTCATAAACTTCTAACACAAAGATGGGAAGAGTTTGAAACTATTAGACAATTTGGTGGTTTAAGTGGTTTTACAAAACCAAATGAGAATAAAGCTGATTATTTCGTAGCTGGACATAGTTCAACTTCAATTTCTCTTGCTGTTGGAGCAGCAAAAGCTATAAAACTAAAAGGTGAAAATAGAGTCCCAGTTGTTATGATAGGTGATGGTTCTATGAGTGCTGGAATGGTGTATGAAGCTCTAAATGAATTAGGAGATTTAAAACTTCCAGTTGTAATAATTCTAAATGATAATGAAATGAGTATAGCAAAACCAATAGGTGCGATTTCAAAATATCTATCAAAACTTTTAGCTGGAAAATTTTATCAAAGTTTTAAAACAAGTGTTGATAAATTTATACGTAACAATATGCCAGAAGGTACAACATATCTAGCAAAAAGAGTTGAAAACTCTTTTAAATTAATAACTCCTGGAATTTTATTTGAAGAGATGGGAATTGATTATATTGGTCCTATTGATGGGCATGATATTGAAGAGATTATTGAAGTTTTAGAAATTGCCAAATCTATGAATAAACCTGTAATTGTTCATGCAAGAACAGTAAAAGGAAAGGGGTATAAAATTGCTGAAGGACAACATGAACATTGGCATGGAGTTGGACCTTTTAACGTTGAAGATGGTGAATTTATAAAAAAAGGTGTAGAAAAAAGTGCTACGGCAGTTTTTTCAGATGCACTTTTTAATTTAGCTTCTAAATATGAAAATATTGTTGGTGTAACTGCTGCCATGCCAAGTGGAACTGGTATGGATAAATTAATAAAAGAGTTTCCTTCTCGTTTTTGGGATGTAGCAATTGCTGAACAACATGCAATTACTTCAATGGCTGCAATGGCAAAAGAAGGATTTAAACCATTTGTTACAATATACTCTACATTTTTACAAAGAGGTTTTGACCAGATTATTCATGATGTTTGTATTATGAATCTACCTGTTATATTTGCTATGGATAGGGCTGGAATTGTTGGAAATGATGGTGAAACACATCAAGGAGCTTTTGATATTAGTTTTTTAAGATTTATCCCAAATATGGTTTTATTTGCTCCAAGAGATAATGAAACATTGGAATACTCTCTAGAGTTTGCTTATACTTTAAATAGTCCTTGTGCTATTAGATATCCAAGAGGTGCATTTTCTAAACTTGATTTTAAAGCTTCAAAATTTGAATTAGGAAAATCAGAATTACTTAAAAATGGTAGTTCCAATAAACTCTTTATTGGATATGGAAGTGGTGTAGCAAAAGCAATTGAAGTTGAAAAATTACATAAAGAAGATATTGCTATTTTAGATTTAAGATTTGTAAAACCATTAGATATTGATACTTTAGTACTTTTATCAAAAAAATATGACTCTTGGTATATTTTTAGTGACTCATGTAAACAAGGTGGAGTTTTAAGTGCTATACTAGAAGCATTAAGTGCAAAAAACATTACAAATATATCTTTAAAATCTTTTGAATATGAAGATAGTTTTATAGAACATGGGGATACAAAAAGAGTTGAAGAATCATTACAACTTTTACCAACACAACTAGTAAATCTAATTTAA
- a CDS encoding cytochrome-c peroxidase: MKLQISLALLLGASTLFANESLITKAKNAGLEAIPSNKQVLMKLIDDPKDPITDSKVELGKKLYFDPRLSRSNLISCNTCHNLALGGADTVPAAIGHGWTANPHHLNSPTVYNSVFFKAQFWDGRSPHLADQAAGPIQAGPEMAAPPALVVERINSIPAYVEEFKKAYGKDVKVDFDKITGAIATFEKTLVTPSRFDKFLNGDTKALTKEEQEGLTTFLNKGCTACHTGIALGGTMQPFQVANQYKFITVGDFKGDENGMVKTPTLRNITETAPYFHNGQIWSLADAVKEMGSVQLGINISDDDAAKIVTFLKALKGTKPTITYPQLPESTDSTPKPSFD; the protein is encoded by the coding sequence ATGAAACTACAAATTTCTTTAGCACTACTTTTAGGTGCAAGTACACTTTTTGCAAATGAATCTTTGATTACAAAAGCAAAAAATGCAGGTTTGGAAGCTATTCCTTCAAATAAACAGGTTTTAATGAAACTTATTGATGATCCAAAAGATCCAATTACAGATTCAAAAGTTGAGCTTGGGAAAAAGCTATATTTTGATCCAAGACTTTCAAGAAGTAATCTTATTTCATGTAACACATGTCATAACTTAGCTCTTGGTGGAGCGGATACAGTTCCAGCAGCAATAGGTCATGGTTGGACGGCAAACCCACACCACTTAAACTCTCCAACAGTTTATAACTCAGTATTTTTTAAAGCACAGTTTTGGGATGGAAGAAGTCCTCATTTAGCTGATCAAGCTGCTGGTCCTATTCAAGCAGGTCCAGAAATGGCTGCACCTCCAGCGCTTGTTGTTGAGAGAATTAACTCGATTCCAGCTTATGTTGAAGAGTTTAAAAAAGCATATGGTAAAGATGTAAAAGTTGATTTTGATAAAATCACAGGAGCAATTGCTACATTTGAAAAAACTTTAGTTACTCCATCAAGATTTGATAAATTCTTAAATGGTGATACTAAAGCTTTAACTAAAGAGGAGCAAGAGGGTTTAACTACATTTTTAAACAAAGGTTGTACAGCTTGTCATACGGGAATTGCTCTTGGTGGAACAATGCAACCATTTCAAGTTGCAAATCAATATAAATTTATAACTGTTGGTGATTTTAAAGGTGATGAAAACGGTATGGTTAAAACTCCAACTCTTAGAAATATTACTGAAACTGCACCTTATTTCCACAATGGACAAATTTGGTCACTTGCTGATGCAGTAAAAGAGATGGGTTCTGTACAGTTGGGAATTAATATATCAGATGATGATGCAGCTAAAATTGTAACATTTTTAAAAGCACTAAAAGGTACTAAACCAACTATTACTTATCCACAACTTCCAGAATCAACAGATTCTACTCCAAAACCATCATTTGATTAA
- a CDS encoding MFS transporter has product MKSNLLIIIYGLIVTMSVMYATQPLQPLLASKFNISIIEASQFTAVILFFLAVAPIIYGYILEKVNAKKMLINASIVLLITNILLGLSQNYELFLFFRVCEALVIPAILTSLMSILANIDNENIKFNMSIYVAGTVFGGLVGRIFSGFIATTFSYEYVFYSLSVAILISILLIRKLDFNGDANIIKPRISDVINILKDKRFLIIYFIMFFVFFVFSGVLNVLPFRAKEISNNVSEFQIALLYLGYGMGILVSLTSKKIVSFFKGEINTIFIAIIFYIFSIIFLLNENILYLFIFLFLVCIGMFTTHTVSTQLANSMKSSQKSLTSGMYLTFYYLGGASGSIIPSYIYKAFGWNIMLTIFIFLIIIVALVVFFNRKLFKTI; this is encoded by the coding sequence TTGAAAAGTAATTTGTTAATTATTATTTATGGTCTTATTGTTACAATGTCTGTTATGTATGCAACACAACCGCTTCAGCCGCTTCTTGCATCAAAATTTAATATATCTATTATTGAAGCTTCACAATTTACAGCAGTTATTCTATTTTTTCTAGCAGTTGCTCCAATAATTTATGGATATATTTTAGAAAAAGTAAATGCAAAGAAAATGTTAATAAATGCTTCAATAGTTTTGCTTATTACAAATATTTTATTAGGATTGTCTCAAAATTATGAACTATTTTTATTTTTTAGAGTTTGTGAAGCGCTAGTAATTCCAGCTATTCTAACATCTTTAATGAGTATTTTGGCAAATATAGATAATGAAAATATAAAATTTAATATGTCTATTTATGTTGCAGGAACAGTTTTTGGAGGACTAGTAGGAAGAATTTTTTCTGGATTTATTGCTACTACTTTTTCATACGAATATGTATTTTATTCTCTATCTGTTGCAATACTTATCTCTATTTTATTAATAAGAAAATTAGATTTTAACGGGGATGCAAATATTATAAAACCAAGAATTTCAGATGTTATAAATATATTAAAAGATAAAAGATTTTTAATAATCTACTTCATAATGTTTTTTGTATTTTTTGTATTTTCTGGAGTTTTAAATGTTTTACCATTTCGTGCAAAAGAGATATCAAATAATGTTTCAGAGTTTCAAATTGCCCTTTTATATTTGGGATATGGTATGGGAATTTTGGTATCTCTTACATCAAAAAAGATTGTATCATTTTTTAAAGGTGAAATAAATACAATATTTATTGCTATTATTTTTTATATCTTTTCAATTATTTTTTTATTAAATGAAAATATTTTATATCTATTCATATTTTTATTTTTAGTTTGTATAGGGATGTTTACAACTCATACAGTTAGTACTCAACTTGCAAACTCAATGAAAAGTTCACAAAAATCACTTACATCTGGAATGTATCTTACTTTTTACTATTTAGGAGGAGCAAGTGGTTCAATTATACCTTCATATATTTACAAGGCTTTTGGTTGGAATATTATGCTAACTATTTTTATATTTTTAATTATTATTGTAGCATTAGTTGTTTTTTTTAATAGAAAATTATTTAAAACTATTTGA
- the maf gene encoding septum formation inhibitor Maf has product MIRLGSNSPTRAKILEAFNIEFIQNGGNFDEDSIKTTNPKEFCYLATKGKFDELYSKFGVEDIPLLVADSVVTSQAKLLRKPKDYNDAKYMLELQSGSKTSVISCFIFKSKNIELIDISITTYDFMEFNKKDMEEYLKSGECFGKAGAIMVEGFCKPYIQSVKGLESTAMGLSIEKLIPFLNSNSFK; this is encoded by the coding sequence TTGATACGATTAGGTTCAAACTCTCCTACAAGAGCTAAAATTTTAGAAGCTTTTAATATAGAATTTATACAAAATGGTGGCAATTTTGATGAGGATAGTATAAAAACTACAAATCCAAAAGAGTTTTGTTATTTGGCTACAAAGGGAAAATTTGATGAGCTTTATTCAAAATTTGGAGTAGAAGATATCCCTTTGCTTGTGGCTGATAGTGTTGTAACATCCCAAGCAAAACTTCTTCGTAAACCAAAAGATTATAATGATGCAAAATATATGTTAGAGCTTCAAAGTGGAAGTAAAACAAGTGTAATATCTTGCTTTATTTTCAAAAGTAAAAATATAGAGCTAATTGATATATCTATTACCACTTATGATTTTATGGAATTTAATAAAAAAGATATGGAAGAGTATTTAAAGAGCGGAGAATGTTTTGGAAAAGCAGGTGCAATTATGGTTGAAGGTTTTTGTAAACCATATATACAAAGTGTAAAAGGCTTGGAAAGTACAGCTATGGGTCTTAGTATAGAAAAATTAATTCCATTTTTAAATTCAAATAGTTTTAAATAA
- a CDS encoding NlpC/P60 family protein → MKIRASLLTIVLFSFIFSGCATTSTSQNNLSTPDNKYSYDGKLSQEQKHLKNHNFIDDITYSKYMSKRDMNINNELFSFYNEWKGTKYRMGGYTKKGIDCSGFVQKAILEKFDLKLPRDSRSQSLVGTTIKKSELQMGDLVFFHTGKTKHVGIYIDNGQFMHASTKIGVTISKMDDDYFRNRYWKATRVLK, encoded by the coding sequence ATGAAAATAAGGGCTAGTTTACTTACAATTGTTTTATTTAGTTTCATTTTCTCTGGTTGTGCAACAACCTCTACAAGTCAAAATAACCTCTCTACTCCAGATAATAAATATTCATATGATGGTAAATTAAGTCAAGAACAAAAGCATTTAAAAAATCATAATTTTATTGATGATATTACATATTCAAAATATATGTCAAAAAGAGATATGAATATAAATAATGAGCTATTTAGTTTTTATAATGAGTGGAAAGGGACAAAATACAGAATGGGTGGATACACAAAAAAAGGTATAGACTGTTCTGGATTTGTTCAAAAAGCTATTTTAGAAAAATTTGATTTAAAGCTTCCAAGAGATAGTAGATCTCAATCACTTGTTGGAACAACTATTAAAAAAAGTGAATTACAAATGGGTGATTTAGTATTCTTTCATACAGGAAAAACAAAGCATGTAGGTATTTATATTGATAATGGTCAGTTTATGCATGCTTCTACAAAAATTGGAGTTACAATCTCTAAGATGGATGATGACTATTTTAGAAATAGATATTGGAAAGCTACAAGAGTTTTAAAATAA
- a CDS encoding GDSL-type esterase/lipase family protein, whose protein sequence is MKVKLLITVFIGIFFVACSANEAKKTEEWKIQNDPYYKHKVSQFEMLKDRNNIEIMMLGDSITDEGEWSELWGKVVQNRGISGDTTTGVLDRLYTLNPNTKRVFIMIGVNDIMRGVSEDIVFENYKKILKFFQDKNIEVIIQSTLYIGESRKQNFNVKIEKLNQNLEEFAKSNKIVFINLNPIFAPQKTLLKSFTKDDLHLNADAYKLWIETLKKLKY, encoded by the coding sequence GTGAAAGTTAAATTACTAATTACAGTTTTTATTGGAATTTTTTTTGTTGCTTGTAGTGCAAATGAAGCAAAAAAAACCGAAGAGTGGAAAATTCAAAATGATCCTTATTATAAACACAAAGTTAGCCAATTTGAGATGTTAAAAGATAGAAACAATATTGAAATTATGATGTTGGGTGATTCTATAACTGATGAAGGGGAGTGGAGTGAACTTTGGGGAAAGGTAGTTCAAAATAGAGGTATTAGCGGAGATACAACAACTGGGGTCTTAGATAGACTTTATACTTTAAATCCAAATACTAAAAGAGTCTTTATAATGATTGGTGTAAATGATATTATGAGAGGAGTTAGTGAAGATATAGTTTTTGAAAATTATAAGAAAATTTTAAAATTCTTTCAAGATAAAAATATAGAAGTTATTATTCAATCTACATTATATATAGGAGAGAGTAGAAAACAAAATTTTAATGTAAAAATTGAAAAACTAAATCAAAATTTAGAAGAGTTTGCAAAAAGTAATAAAATTGTTTTTATAAATTTAAATCCAATTTTTGCACCACAAAAAACTCTTTTAAAGAGTTTCACAAAAGATGATTTACATTTAAATGCAGATGCATACAAATTATGGATAGAAACTTTAAAGAAGCTTAAATATTAA